The proteins below are encoded in one region of Effusibacillus dendaii:
- a CDS encoding FAD-linked oxidase C-terminal domain-containing protein: MLKPQVAKELKAIVGSNWLLDTPEDCLAYSYDATPLYQSMPDGVVMPGTVEEVAAIVKVCAREGIKIVSRGSGSNLSAGTVPVEGGLVVVLTRMNQIVEIDSDNLTATFEPGVITAHLHREVEKLGLFYPPDPGSMNVSTLGGNIAECAGGLRGLKYGVTKDYIMGLQAVLPNGEILRTGGKSAKDVAGYDLTKLLVGSEGTLAVITEATAKLIPLPESKRTMLASFRDLTGSARAVSRIIAERIIPATMEFLDNGTIRVVEDFARIGLPVDMGAILMIEQDGPESVVERDIQRMADICRKEGAVEVSVANSPEEGAKLMQARRFALSALARISPTTILEDATVPRARLAEMVEQVNVIAKKYGVNICTFGHAGDGNLHPTCMTDERDKEEIHRVEQAFEEIFLAAIKLGGTITGEHGVGMAKMNYLSLKVGETGIEVMKSLKQAIDPQNIMNPGKLFAKDTRRRVVIGGGAAAEQSVSHQHGNGCECNEHTAG; encoded by the coding sequence ATGCTGAAACCGCAGGTTGCGAAAGAATTGAAAGCCATTGTAGGAAGCAATTGGCTGTTGGATACACCGGAGGATTGCCTGGCTTATTCGTATGACGCTACGCCGCTTTACCAAAGTATGCCAGACGGAGTGGTGATGCCGGGTACGGTGGAAGAAGTGGCTGCGATTGTTAAAGTCTGTGCGCGGGAAGGAATCAAAATCGTTTCGCGCGGGTCCGGTTCCAATCTGTCGGCAGGTACGGTGCCGGTGGAAGGGGGGCTGGTGGTGGTGCTGACGCGAATGAATCAAATTGTGGAAATTGATTCGGATAATCTGACCGCCACTTTTGAGCCGGGCGTGATTACCGCTCATCTTCATCGAGAAGTGGAAAAATTAGGCCTTTTCTACCCGCCTGATCCCGGCAGCATGAACGTTTCTACGCTCGGCGGCAATATTGCGGAATGCGCCGGCGGATTGCGCGGGCTGAAATATGGTGTGACGAAAGATTATATTATGGGACTGCAGGCGGTTTTGCCAAACGGCGAGATTTTGCGAACGGGCGGAAAGTCGGCGAAAGATGTGGCCGGTTACGATCTTACGAAATTGTTGGTCGGATCGGAAGGTACGCTGGCCGTTATTACGGAAGCGACTGCCAAACTGATTCCATTGCCGGAAAGCAAACGTACCATGCTGGCCAGTTTCCGTGATCTGACCGGGTCAGCGCGCGCCGTGTCACGCATTATTGCGGAACGGATCATTCCGGCTACCATGGAATTTTTGGATAATGGCACGATCCGGGTGGTGGAGGATTTTGCCCGAATCGGTCTGCCGGTTGATATGGGTGCGATTTTGATGATTGAACAGGACGGTCCGGAATCGGTCGTTGAGCGGGATATTCAAAGGATGGCGGACATCTGCCGGAAAGAAGGGGCGGTTGAGGTGAGCGTCGCCAACTCGCCGGAAGAAGGTGCCAAATTGATGCAGGCCCGCCGCTTTGCGTTGTCTGCATTGGCTCGCATCAGTCCCACCACGATCCTGGAAGATGCCACGGTGCCTCGTGCCCGTTTGGCGGAAATGGTGGAACAGGTCAACGTGATTGCCAAAAAATATGGTGTTAACATCTGCACATTTGGCCATGCAGGTGACGGCAATCTGCATCCGACCTGTATGACCGACGAGCGGGATAAGGAAGAAATCCATCGTGTCGAGCAGGCGTTTGAGGAGATTTTTCTGGCGGCCATCAAGCTGGGAGGCACGATTACCGGAGAGCATGGTGTCGGCATGGCCAAGATGAATTATCTCTCCCTGAAGGTGGGAGAAACCGGTATCGAAGTGATGAAATCGTTGAAACAGGCAATTGATCCGCAAAACATTATGAATCCGGGCAAGTTATTTGCCAAGGATACGAGACGTCGCGTGGTGATTGGCGGAGGCGCGGCGGCCGAACAATCGGTTTCTCATCAGCATGGAAATGGATGTGAATGCAATGAGCACACAGCAGGTTGA
- the thpD gene encoding ectoine hydroxylase yields MSSNAMTGDRQRMIDLYPSRVSRTPQILDRKDAVLHGGDSAPGPLTREQLQFYDQHGYLFLEGFFSGEEVQYFRDELQNVWEAGKHSDAPEIIREPESEEVRSVFAVHRNNQVFRELAQGPKLVDIMRQILGSEVYIHQSRINFKPGFKGKEFYWHSDFETWHVEDGMPRMRALSCSIALTDNHQQNGPLMVMPGSHRHFVSCVGDTPDDHYKQSLRRQEYGVPDPDSLTWLYQKFGIQTPTGKAGSILLFDCNIMHGSNSNITPIARSNVFLVYNSVENKLVEPFHGKKSRPDFIAERQ; encoded by the coding sequence ATGAGTTCAAACGCGATGACCGGCGACCGTCAGCGGATGATCGATCTGTATCCTTCACGAGTCAGCCGTACTCCGCAGATTTTGGACCGGAAAGATGCGGTGCTGCATGGCGGGGATTCCGCACCAGGACCGTTAACTCGCGAACAACTGCAATTTTATGATCAACACGGGTATCTGTTTCTGGAAGGTTTCTTCTCAGGAGAAGAGGTTCAGTATTTTCGGGATGAATTGCAGAATGTGTGGGAGGCAGGCAAACATTCGGATGCGCCGGAAATTATTCGGGAACCGGAAAGTGAAGAGGTTCGTTCCGTGTTTGCCGTACACCGGAACAACCAGGTGTTTAGGGAACTGGCGCAAGGACCTAAATTGGTGGATATCATGCGGCAAATTTTGGGCAGTGAAGTGTATATCCACCAATCCCGAATTAATTTTAAACCGGGGTTTAAGGGGAAGGAATTTTATTGGCACTCGGATTTTGAGACTTGGCATGTGGAAGACGGAATGCCCCGCATGAGAGCGCTAAGCTGTTCGATCGCGCTGACCGATAATCATCAGCAGAACGGTCCGCTGATGGTCATGCCGGGCTCGCACCGACATTTTGTTTCGTGTGTGGGAGACACGCCTGACGACCATTATAAACAGTCCTTGCGCCGTCAGGAATATGGGGTCCCCGACCCGGACAGCCTGACGTGGCTCTATCAGAAGTTTGGCATTCAGACGCCGACAGGAAAAGCGGGATCGATTCTATTGTTTGACTGCAATATCATGCACGGATCAAACAGCAATATTACTCCGATTGCAAGAAGCAACGTGTTTCTCGTCTATAACAGTGTTGAAAATAAGCTGGTAGAGCCGTTCCACGGCAAAAAGTCACGTCCTGATTTTATCGCCGAACGCCAGTAG
- a CDS encoding ectoine synthase, with amino-acid sequence MIVRKLKDIIGTEHDVDTPTWNSRRLLLKKDGVGFSLNDTIIKAGTETLIWYKNHIEAVYCIDGEGEVEVIADGTIYHIQPGTMYVLNGHEKHYLRATTRDMRVICVFNPALTGREVHDADGAYPLDESEAGA; translated from the coding sequence ATGATAGTGAGGAAATTGAAGGATATTATCGGGACGGAGCATGATGTGGATACGCCTACATGGAACAGCAGGCGGCTGCTTTTGAAAAAAGATGGTGTCGGATTTTCTTTGAATGACACGATCATTAAAGCGGGCACCGAAACATTGATTTGGTACAAAAATCATATCGAAGCGGTGTACTGCATCGACGGGGAAGGAGAAGTGGAGGTCATTGCGGACGGCACGATTTACCACATCCAACCGGGAACCATGTATGTGTTAAACGGCCATGAAAAACATTACTTACGGGCAACAACGAGAGATATGCGGGTCATCTGCGTGTTTAATCCGGCATTGACAGGACGTGAAGTGCACGATGCGGACGGCGCGTATCCGCTCGATGAAAGTGAAGCGGGGGCATGA
- the ectB gene encoding diaminobutyrate--2-oxoglutarate transaminase, whose translation MKILEEVTNPLYVFEQLESEVRSYCRSFPTVFSRSSGYKVWDRKGKEYIDFFAGAGSLNYGHNNPKIKQKLIEYLMKDGITHSLDMATEAKEELLVGFRDVILKPRKLNYKVMFPGPTGTNSVESALKLARKVTGREIVMSFTNAFHGMTVGSLSVTGNKFKRRGAGMSLTNTVSMPFDGYLGNQVNTAEYIERFLEDNGSGVSLPAAIILETVQGEGGINAASFEWLKEIESICRRWEILLIVDDVQVGCGRTGPFFSFEPAGIQPDIICLSKSIGGYGIPLALTLIKPEHDVWEPGEHNGTFRGHNLAFVAGREALQYWETDQFSKQIQQKGEKVNRFLRQLVERYPEMRGEVRGRGLIQGIALGVDGLAEKICAAAFDKGLIMETSGPSSEVIKLLPPLIIDNEGLEKGLQIIAASFEQCRRDLPVN comes from the coding sequence ATGAAGATTTTGGAGGAAGTGACAAACCCGTTGTATGTGTTTGAGCAGTTGGAATCGGAGGTGCGCAGCTATTGCCGGAGTTTCCCGACCGTGTTCAGCAGGTCCAGCGGCTACAAGGTATGGGATCGGAAAGGCAAGGAGTACATTGACTTTTTTGCCGGTGCCGGGTCTCTCAACTACGGGCATAACAATCCCAAAATCAAACAGAAGCTGATCGAATATTTGATGAAGGATGGGATTACACACAGTCTGGATATGGCTACAGAGGCGAAGGAAGAGCTATTGGTCGGTTTCCGCGACGTCATTCTGAAACCTCGAAAGCTGAATTACAAAGTGATGTTTCCCGGTCCGACAGGAACCAATTCGGTAGAAAGCGCCCTCAAACTTGCTCGAAAGGTGACGGGACGGGAAATAGTCATGAGCTTCACGAATGCGTTTCATGGTATGACAGTAGGCTCTCTTTCGGTTACCGGCAACAAGTTTAAGCGCAGGGGGGCCGGCATGTCCCTGACGAATACGGTCTCGATGCCATTTGACGGCTACCTGGGGAACCAAGTCAACACGGCAGAATACATCGAGAGGTTCCTCGAAGACAATGGCAGCGGCGTTTCTCTCCCTGCAGCCATTATCCTCGAGACGGTTCAAGGCGAAGGTGGCATTAACGCGGCCAGTTTTGAATGGCTGAAAGAAATTGAAAGTATTTGTCGTCGGTGGGAGATTTTGCTGATCGTTGATGATGTGCAGGTGGGATGTGGCCGAACGGGTCCCTTTTTCAGTTTTGAACCGGCGGGCATCCAACCTGATATTATCTGCTTGTCGAAATCAATCGGCGGATATGGCATTCCGCTGGCTCTGACGTTAATTAAACCGGAACATGATGTCTGGGAACCAGGCGAGCATAACGGAACTTTCCGCGGGCATAACCTCGCCTTTGTGGCTGGCAGGGAAGCCCTGCAGTACTGGGAAACCGATCAGTTCAGCAAACAGATTCAGCAAAAAGGGGAGAAGGTCAATCGTTTCCTGCGGCAATTGGTGGAGAGATATCCGGAAATGCGCGGAGAAGTTCGCGGTCGCGGGTTGATCCAGGGAATCGCTCTTGGAGTAGACGGATTGGCTGAGAAAATCTGCGCGGCTGCGTTTGACAAAGGTTTAATTATGGAAACGTCCGGGCCGAGCAGCGAAGTGATTAAATTGCTGCCGCCCCTCATTATTGATAACGAAGGATTGGAAAAGGGGTTGCAGATTATAGCGGCCAGTTTCGAACAGTGCCGGAGAGATTTGCCAGTTAACTAG
- the ectA gene encoding diaminobutyrate acetyltransferase → MHLTFRNMTEQDGADVWTIVKETGVLDVNSVYAYLMMGKYFPHTCVVAEYNGKICGFITAFLPPGKPDTIFVWQVGVANTQQGKGIGKSLLRFLMTRDVCRGVRFLETTISPSNRPSESLFRGFARDWKTGCRVTECFPVELFLDGAHEAEMLFRIGPFSQLNC, encoded by the coding sequence ATGCACTTGACGTTCCGAAATATGACCGAACAGGACGGAGCTGACGTTTGGACCATTGTAAAGGAAACAGGTGTATTGGATGTGAATTCGGTCTATGCCTATTTAATGATGGGCAAATACTTCCCTCACACCTGTGTGGTTGCCGAATACAATGGAAAAATCTGCGGATTTATCACCGCTTTTCTGCCTCCCGGCAAGCCGGACACGATATTCGTCTGGCAGGTGGGTGTGGCAAACACGCAGCAGGGAAAAGGGATTGGAAAATCCTTGTTACGTTTTCTGATGACAAGGGATGTATGTCGCGGAGTGCGTTTTCTGGAAACGACCATTTCCCCGTCCAACCGTCCTTCCGAATCCTTGTTTCGAGGTTTTGCGAGGGATTGGAAGACAGGCTGCAGGGTTACCGAATGTTTCCCGGTGGAGCTGTTTTTAGATGGGGCGCATGAAGCGGAAATGTTGTTCCGGATTGGTCCGTTCTCACAATTGAACTGTTGA
- the ehuA gene encoding ectoine/hydroxyectoine ABC transporter ATP-binding protein EhuA, translated as MIHVSSLYEGYENVEGNPIVRYRKISKSYGDLQVLKEIDLDIYPGEKVAVIGPSGSGKTTLARLLMTLEEPTAGTIEVDGELLWHKRVKGRLTRADEKHLHRVRGSIGMVFQHFNLFPHMTILRNVTEAPIRVLGLSKEEAVERAKIMLDKVGLLDKLDKYPGQLSGGQKQRVAIARALVMRPKVMLFDEPTSALDPELVGEVLTVIKEIAAEGDMAMLLITHEMEFARDVADRILFTDGGKIVEEGSPKQIFENPKSPRLQMFLNRFRTNGF; from the coding sequence ATGATCCATGTGTCCAGTTTGTACGAGGGATATGAGAATGTGGAGGGAAATCCGATTGTCCGCTATCGGAAAATCAGCAAATCATATGGCGATCTGCAGGTACTAAAGGAAATCGATCTGGATATCTATCCGGGGGAAAAGGTGGCGGTGATCGGTCCGAGCGGATCCGGCAAAACAACACTCGCCCGTTTGCTGATGACGCTGGAAGAACCGACGGCCGGCACGATTGAAGTGGATGGAGAACTGCTGTGGCACAAGAGAGTAAAAGGCAGACTGACGCGGGCGGACGAAAAACATCTGCATCGTGTGCGAGGCAGCATTGGCATGGTGTTTCAACATTTTAACCTGTTTCCGCATATGACCATTTTGCGCAACGTGACGGAAGCGCCCATTCGGGTGCTCGGTCTGTCAAAAGAGGAGGCGGTGGAGAGAGCCAAGATCATGTTGGATAAAGTCGGGCTGTTGGATAAGTTGGACAAATATCCGGGCCAACTGTCGGGTGGTCAAAAACAGCGTGTGGCGATTGCGAGAGCATTGGTCATGCGGCCGAAAGTGATGCTGTTTGATGAACCGACATCTGCCTTGGATCCCGAATTGGTTGGGGAGGTGTTGACAGTGATCAAAGAAATTGCGGCGGAAGGCGATATGGCGATGCTGTTGATTACACACGAAATGGAGTTTGCGCGTGATGTGGCAGATCGTATTTTGTTTACGGACGGCGGCAAAATTGTTGAGGAGGGCTCCCCCAAACAGATTTTTGAAAATCCGAAAAGTCCCCGGCTGCAGATGTTCCTTAATCGTTTTCGGACAAATGGATTCTAA
- the ehuD gene encoding ectoine/hydroxyectoine ABC transporter permease subunit EhuD, whose protein sequence is MWDWEFAYSILPKLLKVVDVTIEATLSGFVLAALLGMLLAFGRRSKRKPIAWASGLVVEFIRSTPLLIQLYFLYFALPFYGISLPAFTVGVIGLGLHYSTYLSEVYRAGIENVPRGQWEAAIALNFSRSQTWMRIILPQAIRPVVPVLGNYLITMFKETPLLSTITVVELMQTAKMIGSQSFRYLEAFTIAGFLFLLLSYLSAIWVRRMELRLEQK, encoded by the coding sequence ATGTGGGATTGGGAGTTTGCATATTCGATTTTGCCGAAGTTGTTGAAAGTGGTTGATGTGACCATTGAGGCCACATTATCAGGTTTCGTACTGGCCGCTTTGTTAGGGATGCTGTTGGCTTTTGGCCGCCGGTCAAAGCGAAAGCCGATTGCATGGGCGTCTGGTTTGGTGGTCGAGTTTATCCGCAGCACGCCGCTTTTGATTCAATTGTATTTCTTATATTTCGCGCTTCCGTTTTACGGTATTTCGTTACCCGCCTTCACAGTGGGCGTGATTGGATTGGGTCTGCATTACAGCACCTATTTGTCCGAAGTGTACCGGGCCGGCATTGAAAATGTGCCGCGCGGACAATGGGAAGCGGCGATTGCGTTGAACTTTTCCAGATCACAGACATGGATGCGGATTATTTTACCGCAGGCCATTCGGCCAGTTGTGCCGGTTTTGGGCAATTACCTGATCACGATGTTTAAAGAAACGCCGCTTCTTTCTACGATTACGGTAGTAGAACTGATGCAAACCGCTAAAATGATCGGTTCCCAGTCGTTTCGCTATCTGGAGGCGTTCACGATTGCCGGATTCCTGTTCCTGCTGTTAAGTTATCTGTCTGCCATTTGGGTTCGCCGAATGGAATTGAGGCTTGAACAAAAATAA
- the ehuC gene encoding ectoine/hydroxyectoine ABC transporter permease subunit EhuC: MFTPLLHGVEVTLQVMACSAVAALLLSFTAGLCRLSKWAWVRMAAAVYVEFFRGTSLLVQMFWLFFALPILGIELEPMTTGVLALGLNYGAYGSEIVRSSIQAIPKGQTEAAIALNLTSFQRMRSVILPQAFTLMLPAFGNLLIELLKGTSLVSLITLSDLTFTGMLMRTANIARTPEILGLILVIYFVLAYSLTLVVRWLERRVSAGRV; encoded by the coding sequence CTGTTTACACCCCTTCTGCACGGGGTAGAAGTGACTCTGCAAGTAATGGCCTGTTCTGCGGTTGCAGCTTTGCTCCTTTCATTCACCGCTGGGTTGTGTCGTTTGTCAAAATGGGCATGGGTGCGAATGGCTGCAGCCGTATATGTGGAATTTTTTCGGGGTACTTCATTGCTGGTGCAAATGTTTTGGCTGTTTTTCGCTTTGCCAATATTGGGAATTGAACTGGAGCCGATGACAACAGGTGTTCTGGCGTTAGGACTGAACTATGGCGCTTACGGTTCGGAGATTGTCCGTAGTTCGATTCAGGCGATTCCAAAAGGGCAGACGGAAGCTGCAATCGCGTTGAACCTGACCTCGTTTCAGCGGATGCGGAGCGTGATCCTCCCGCAAGCGTTTACTCTGATGCTGCCCGCTTTCGGAAATCTGTTGATTGAACTTTTAAAAGGCACATCGCTTGTTTCGCTGATCACATTATCCGATTTGACGTTTACCGGTATGCTGATGCGAACCGCAAACATTGCCAGAACGCCGGAGATATTGGGGCTTATTCTTGTCATTTACTTTGTTCTTGCGTACTCCCTGACTCTTGTTGTGCGTTGGTTGGAACGGAGAGTTTCCGCAGGGAGGGTGTAA
- the ehuB gene encoding ectoine/hydroxyectoine ABC transporter substrate-binding protein EhuB, translating to MKSKTLQSKWAAMLTGVLAAGLLLAGCGGSTSGSAQDSGKQETAFEKAKRQGYVTVGFANEKPYAYAAPDGKLTGEAVEVARAVLKNLGIKEVNGVLTEFGSLIPGLKAKRFDIITAGMYITPERAKQVDFANPEYSIGEAIAVKKGNPMNLHSYKDIAANSEVKVGVMGGAIEIDYLKKSGVSDSQIVIVSDQPSAINALQAGRVNAITMTGPSLQAVMDSAKDPSIERVMDFEQPVIDGKSIRGYGAAVFRQGDDDFRQAYNEELKKLEDSGELLNILSPFGFTKQELPGGKTAEELLK from the coding sequence ATGAAAAGCAAAACTTTGCAATCAAAATGGGCTGCGATGTTGACCGGTGTTCTGGCTGCCGGGCTTTTATTGGCAGGATGCGGCGGCAGCACAAGCGGGTCGGCGCAAGATTCCGGCAAACAGGAAACTGCGTTTGAAAAAGCAAAACGGCAGGGGTATGTGACAGTCGGTTTTGCCAACGAAAAACCATACGCCTATGCGGCCCCGGACGGCAAATTGACAGGTGAAGCGGTTGAGGTCGCGCGCGCCGTTCTGAAAAACCTTGGGATCAAAGAAGTAAACGGTGTATTGACCGAATTCGGGTCGTTGATTCCGGGGCTGAAAGCAAAACGTTTCGACATCATTACGGCGGGTATGTATATTACGCCGGAGCGGGCGAAGCAGGTCGATTTTGCCAATCCTGAATACAGTATTGGGGAAGCGATTGCCGTTAAGAAGGGGAATCCGATGAATCTTCACAGTTATAAGGATATTGCCGCCAATTCAGAAGTGAAAGTTGGTGTAATGGGGGGCGCCATCGAGATCGATTATCTGAAAAAGAGCGGGGTGTCGGATAGCCAAATCGTGATTGTATCCGATCAGCCTTCTGCCATCAACGCTCTGCAGGCCGGACGTGTAAACGCCATTACAATGACCGGTCCTTCTTTGCAGGCAGTGATGGATTCAGCGAAAGATCCTTCGATTGAGAGGGTCATGGATTTCGAACAGCCGGTGATCGATGGTAAAAGTATACGCGGTTATGGGGCTGCCGTTTTCCGCCAAGGGGACGATGATTTCCGGCAAGCGTATAACGAGGAATTGAAAAAACTGGAGGATTCAGGCGAACTTCTGAACATTCTAAGCCCGTTCGGATTTACCAAGCAGGAACTGCCGGGCGGTAAAACGGCAGAAGAATTATTGAAATAA
- a CDS encoding SGNH/GDSL hydrolase family protein, with product MVFYTALGDSITVGKSATSPLYGYTERIASYLRHRNIPVSVLRLAHSGWTSHALLNAVVSNDPLPLQKATTISLWIGGNDLILHAIRSQRITPQTVRRAAATYEQNVHQLIVYIRKWSTAPIVICTQYNPFPNTPLAVEAVGILNEAIHLAAARHQLQIAPTDTWFSGNEPQLIAGYRTGRLEDLYRRIPFGPYPIHPNNQGHLLIAQNLLPYMQ from the coding sequence ATGGTTTTCTATACGGCATTAGGAGATTCCATTACGGTAGGAAAAAGTGCCACCTCCCCTTTATACGGATATACGGAGCGCATCGCGAGCTATCTTCGACATCGAAACATTCCCGTTTCCGTACTTCGTCTCGCCCACTCCGGTTGGACCAGCCATGCGCTGTTAAATGCGGTTGTTAGCAATGACCCGCTTCCTTTGCAAAAGGCGACCACGATCAGCCTTTGGATTGGTGGCAACGATTTGATTTTACACGCGATCCGTTCACAGCGAATTACGCCCCAGACCGTCAGACGAGCCGCGGCCACGTACGAACAAAATGTCCATCAATTGATTGTCTATATCCGCAAATGGAGCACAGCCCCTATTGTGATTTGCACACAATATAATCCTTTTCCCAATACTCCGTTGGCTGTCGAAGCGGTTGGAATTTTAAACGAAGCCATTCATCTCGCGGCAGCCCGCCACCAACTACAAATCGCTCCAACCGATACCTGGTTTTCCGGAAACGAACCGCAACTGATCGCCGGTTATCGAACAGGTCGGCTGGAAGATCTGTATCGCCGAATTCCGTTTGGTCCCTATCCGATCCACCCAAACAATCAAGGCCATCTTTTGATTGCCCAAAATCTGCTGCCTTATATGCAGTGA
- a CDS encoding FadR/GntR family transcriptional regulator: MQKLKTQKAYEQVADYIQKQILQGVYKPGDKLPTLLEISEMLSVGRATVREAFSALQAKGLIEIRHGEGSFIRSIDLKNFQEPMNIALLKGKDLLELLEVRKILEVGAAELSALNRTESDLEDMRQALDIMAAHQESEKESVEADFRFHLAIAKAAGNSMLYSLIRTIAPTMESAMLRSRSISGSPRDLIQEHIYIYREIESGNAERASHRMYEHIDNVTKRIKTSLK, from the coding sequence ATGCAGAAGCTGAAGACGCAAAAAGCGTATGAACAAGTAGCGGACTATATCCAAAAACAGATTTTGCAGGGCGTGTACAAACCAGGCGACAAGCTGCCAACATTACTGGAAATCTCGGAAATGCTGAGTGTGGGACGGGCCACTGTACGGGAGGCATTTTCCGCTTTACAGGCGAAGGGACTTATCGAGATTCGGCATGGCGAAGGGTCTTTCATCCGGAGTATCGACCTGAAGAATTTTCAGGAACCGATGAATATTGCTCTTTTGAAAGGCAAGGATTTGCTCGAGTTGCTGGAAGTGCGCAAGATTTTGGAGGTTGGGGCAGCAGAATTGTCTGCGCTGAATCGAACGGAAAGCGATTTGGAAGACATGCGGCAGGCGCTTGATATCATGGCTGCACATCAGGAGTCGGAAAAAGAAAGTGTCGAGGCAGATTTTCGTTTTCATTTGGCAATCGCCAAAGCGGCAGGCAATTCGATGCTGTATTCACTGATTCGCACGATCGCGCCGACGATGGAAAGTGCAATGCTGCGTTCCCGTTCGATTTCGGGTTCCCCGCGCGACCTGATCCAGGAACATATTTATATTTACCGGGAAATTGAGAGCGGCAACGCGGAACGGGCCAGCCACCGTATGTACGAACATATCGATAATGTGACCAAGCGTATCAAAACCAGTCTGAAATAA
- a CDS encoding S-layer homology domain-containing protein, translating to MRKQVVVSFMAGLVAGSIGTAQAQPVFTDIESHWAASCITRLQQAGILHGVGDGRFAPDDFVTKEQFFGLLLRVTGMPVEDQTGSGLFVTRKQAAVWLSHILPPMNTGIAGGLNAPFTDTNGLTKEEQQAISQLYHLGIMLGDSGSFRPDDYLTRAETAALIERVMDRISSETGGKAIQAEKVDLATAGTAVKEWVNQVKSAAGLYSKTVDGKTYILVSRGEMPNPGYQVVIRQALETDQKIRLDVTLANPKPGFMYPQIIVTPFDLIAVPATNKSVELIHMTESDLSKR from the coding sequence ATGAGAAAACAGGTGGTTGTATCCTTTATGGCCGGGCTTGTGGCGGGAAGCATCGGGACGGCGCAGGCGCAGCCGGTTTTTACCGATATTGAATCCCACTGGGCGGCGTCTTGCATTACCAGACTTCAGCAAGCGGGCATTTTGCATGGAGTCGGAGACGGCAGGTTTGCGCCGGATGATTTTGTTACGAAAGAACAGTTCTTCGGTTTGTTGTTGCGTGTAACGGGAATGCCTGTAGAGGACCAGACCGGGTCGGGCCTCTTTGTGACAAGAAAACAGGCGGCCGTTTGGCTGTCCCATATTCTTCCGCCGATGAATACAGGTATTGCGGGCGGTCTGAATGCGCCGTTTACCGATACGAACGGATTGACGAAAGAAGAGCAACAGGCCATTTCTCAACTGTATCATTTGGGCATCATGCTGGGGGATAGCGGTTCGTTCCGTCCTGACGATTATTTGACGAGAGCGGAAACAGCCGCCCTGATCGAGCGGGTTATGGATCGCATCTCGAGTGAAACGGGAGGAAAAGCGATACAGGCGGAAAAAGTCGATCTGGCAACGGCAGGAACTGCTGTGAAGGAATGGGTCAACCAAGTGAAATCGGCGGCTGGTCTTTATTCCAAAACGGTTGACGGCAAAACGTACATCCTCGTTTCACGGGGCGAAATGCCAAACCCCGGCTATCAAGTCGTGATTCGTCAAGCGTTGGAAACAGATCAAAAAATCCGGCTGGATGTCACCCTTGCAAATCCGAAACCTGGTTTCATGTACCCACAAATCATTGTCACACCTTTTGATTTGATTGCTGTGCCAGCGACAAATAAATCGGTTGAACTGATCCACATGACGGAGTCGGATCTCAGCAAGCGGTGA